In a single window of the Diabrotica undecimpunctata isolate CICGRU chromosome 11, icDiaUnde3, whole genome shotgun sequence genome:
- the LOC140452694 gene encoding uncharacterized protein, whose product MPSTRNTPKTINKNVVARVEKLEEALQQGMKDLRSQVTSNISGTQIDFINKFEQNMLELSNSVKEELNKVQKLVIQNQNSIEYLKQDKRLKSLIINGVDEKEKDDLPDVITNIINNKPILSTNLVDCYRLGKKRNLDKRPRPVAVVFVNRWLKTKVFNQKKNLKGCSVVISEMLSPDCQELLKKSEDICGYQKLLDISR is encoded by the coding sequence ATGCCATCAACAAGAAATACTCCTAAAACAATCAATAAAAATGTTGTAGCACGTGTTGAGAAACTTGAAGAAGCTTTACAACAAGGTATGAAGGATCTAAGATCTCAAGTAACCAGTAATATCTCAGGTacccaaatagattttataaataaatttgagcAAAATATGTTAGAATTAAGTAATTCCGtcaaagaagaattaaataaagTGCAAAAACTTGTAATTCAAAACCAAAATAGCATTGAATATCTAAAACAAGACAAACGGCTTAAATCCCTTATTATCAATGGTGTCGATGAGAAAGAAAAAGACGACCTACCTGATGTTATTACAAATATAATCAACAATAAACCTATCTTGTCAACCAATTTAGTTGATTGCTATCGACTAGGTAAAAAACGAAATTTGGATAAGAGGCCAAGACCGGTAGCCGTTGTGTTTGTAAACAGATGGTTGAAAACAAAAGTGTTTAATCAGAAGAAAAATCTTAAAGGTTGCAGTGTCGTGATTAGTGAAATGCTTTCTCCTGATTGTcaggaattattaaaaaaaagtgagGACATCTGTGGGTACCAAAAACTGCTGGACATATCAAGGTAA